TGCTCGGCCTGGGTGCCGCCCCTGCCCTCCGCGAGGAACACAAAAGCGTCCGCGTCACCCCGTTCGTCCGACCGCGTCAGCACAAGCTCCGCGAATGAACCGAATTCCGCCACCGTCATCCCCTCGCCTATTTGAAGCGATGTGCATTTCTTTGGACCGACTGTTCTGCCGACTCGTGCCGATGGTCGGCTCCGGCTCTAAAGCCGGTCTTGCGCTGGACCCGAGCCGGGTCCGGCCCGTCCCCGGCGGGGTCTTGACAGGCCGTCGGCGCACCACGAGCGCACGGACGGGGCACGGACGGGGCATGGACGGGGCACCGACGGGGAGGGAACGCGCCGAGGGGAGGCGCCGGGAGGAAGCACGGAGAGGAAGCACGGAGGGGGGAAGCGCGAGAAGGGGGCCGTACCGGGGGGACCGTGCCGGTACGGCCCCCGGGGAGAGGGCTCGCGTCCGCTCCGGCCAGGGCCGGGCGGGGCTGTGCGGGGATCTGCGGCCCGCCGTACGGACGGGGGCTCGGGGAGAGCAAGGGGGCGGAGGCTCAGAAGAAAGAGGCGGGGGCTCGGGACGGGGGCTCAGGACAAGGGGATCGAGGGATCGGGACGAGGGGACGGAGGCCCAGGAGAAGGGGCGGGGGCTCAGGACGAGGGAGTCGAGGGCCCGGGAGAAGGGAGCGGGGGGCTCAGGGCGGCGGCGGGAAGGGGTCCTCCAACTGCGCCCACAGCTCCCGTTCCCCCGGCGCGGGCGGATGGTGCGGAACAAGCCGCTCCGGGTGGGCGGGCGGAGGCTCGTCCAGCGGGAGCACGGCACCGCCGACGCGCGGCAGCCCCCACGGGAACAGCAGCCCGCCCCCGTCGTCGTCCCACGGACCGCCCCGGGGCACCGCCCAGGGCTCGGAACGCGGGGCCGGAGCCGGGTCCGGGGCCGGGCGCACCGGCGGCGTGGAGCGCCCCGACCACTCCCGGGCCGCCGCCCTGAAGTGCTCCGCCGGGAGGACGCCGAACATCGCCGCCAGCGAGGCGAGACCCCGTACCAGGAACCGTCCGGCCCGGCGGACGGCGCGGGGCCCGAACCCCGCGCCGGGAATCGTGGTCATGGGCCCGCTCCTCAGGACAGGGTCCCGGCGAGGTCCGCCGTCAGACGGACATGCCCCGGCACCACCGGCAGGGTCTCATCGGCCAGGTCGTGGCGGAAGGTGACCGCGCCCGCCCCGTCCTCGGCCAGCTCCGCGAAGCCCGCGGACGGGTACAACCCGCGCACCTTGTGGTTCTTGGCCGTGGGCCGGTAGCGCGCGTACACCGCGCCCGCGCCCGCGTCCCTGGCCGCGCGGACCACCGCCGCCAGGCAGGACTGCTCGATCCCCCGGGCGAACACCCGGCAGCTCAGCAGCATGTTGTCGATGTGCCAGCCGCCGCCCTCCCGGGCCGTGTCGACGAACACCGCCCCGACCAGCCCGTTGTCACCGAACCTGTCGCGGGAGCGGATCGCGAGGACCCGGTGGTCCGGGGAGCCGAGCAGCGCCCGGACCTCCGCCTGCTGCAAGCGCTCGGTGGTGAGGTTGAACTGATTGGTGCGCAGTGTGACCTGGGAGACCCGGGCGATCTCGTGCTCCCGCACCGGCGAGAACGAGACCTCGACCCCCAGGCCCGCGAGGTACTCCTCCATCGAGCCCGCGCTCTCCTGGAGATCCTGGCGGGCCGCGTCCGTACGGTACTGCGCGGCGCGCGCCCGGTCCTCCGCGGTCAGCTCCGGCACGTCGAACCAGCCGTCGGCCAGCAGCCGTTCGACATGGAGCGCGGGCTCCTCGTCCAGCCGGATCACGGCCACGCCCGGCAGACTGCCCGCCACCAGACCGCACTCGAAGGGCGAGTCGTCGGCGAAGACCAGGCTGTCCACCCCGAGGTTGAGCCGCCGGGCGATGTCGAGGAGGTTGCCGTCCTTGGGCTCCCAGTTGGCGTTGACCCGGACGAAGTCCTGCTCCCGCAGCACCATGTCGGGGTGGTCGCGCAACACCCCCAGCACCGGTTCGCGGTCGTTCTTGCTGCACACGGCGAGCAGGACGCCCTGCGCGCCGATCTGGCCCACCGCCTTCTGGAAACGGCCGAACGCCTCACCGCGGTAGGTGGTGGCCGCGGCGAT
The nucleotide sequence above comes from Streptomyces clavuligerus. Encoded proteins:
- a CDS encoding DUF6059 family protein, with product MTTIPGAGFGPRAVRRAGRFLVRGLASLAAMFGVLPAEHFRAAAREWSGRSTPPVRPAPDPAPAPRSEPWAVPRGGPWDDDGGGLLFPWGLPRVGGAVLPLDEPPPAHPERLVPHHPPAPGERELWAQLEDPFPPPP
- a CDS encoding HAD-IIIC family phosphatase codes for the protein MATVASTTVGERTGPLDRLRALHREGRLVAAYPEVPGLLAELAAAGDPAGPPAPDLVRAGQLLARLDPAAVRAAHPAVDTFAAVVTGHSTLGGLTAPLTAELARHGMLLRLRPGDFGSWFRDLQDTGSELYTARADAVLCVLDAQIVFDELPHPWLVEDLERIAAAKLALIGSLAERYVAHGTGTLVLNTLPLLRGHTRRLVDARSRARLGVVWREFNAGLLRLSAAHDRVHVVDLDPLVACGPPVQDPRLAAYAKVLLGDELLAGYAREVGHLARGLRGRTRKVLVVDLDNTLWDGILGDDGPEGIAAATTYRGEAFGRFQKAVGQIGAQGVLLAVCSKNDREPVLGVLRDHPDMVLREQDFVRVNANWEPKDGNLLDIARRLNLGVDSLVFADDSPFECGLVAGSLPGVAVIRLDEEPALHVERLLADGWFDVPELTAEDRARAAQYRTDAARQDLQESAGSMEEYLAGLGVEVSFSPVREHEIARVSQVTLRTNQFNLTTERLQQAEVRALLGSPDHRVLAIRSRDRFGDNGLVGAVFVDTAREGGGWHIDNMLLSCRVFARGIEQSCLAAVVRAARDAGAGAVYARYRPTAKNHKVRGLYPSAGFAELAEDGAGAVTFRHDLADETLPVVPGHVRLTADLAGTLS